One genomic segment of Clostridium saccharoperbutylacetonicum N1-4(HMT) includes these proteins:
- a CDS encoding MarR family transcriptional regulator — protein sequence MKQNEILEKIICFSNKVSQNNKRPNNYGTEHTLYSAEIHMIEAIGNHKNANASELSTIMGITNGAINQVANKLIKKGLVEQYRMKDNKKDVFYQLTPQGEIANVEHSNYHKEQYHHMEEYIDELVPEEINIINKFLDELINSWPPN from the coding sequence ATGAAACAAAATGAAATTCTAGAAAAAATAATTTGTTTTTCTAATAAAGTTAGTCAAAATAATAAAAGACCCAATAATTATGGAACTGAGCACACACTTTATTCAGCTGAAATTCATATGATAGAAGCTATAGGCAATCACAAAAATGCTAATGCTAGTGAACTTTCTACTATTATGGGAATTACAAATGGAGCTATTAATCAGGTAGCAAATAAACTTATTAAAAAAGGACTAGTTGAACAATATCGAATGAAAGATAATAAAAAAGATGTATTTTATCAATTAACACCTCAAGGAGAAATTGCTAATGTTGAGCATAGTAATTATCATAAAGAACAATATCATCATATGGAAGAATATATAGATGAACTTGTTCCGGAGGAAATTAATATCATAAATAAGTTTCTCGATGAATTAATTAATTCTTGGCCTCCTAACTAA
- a CDS encoding TetR/AcrR family transcriptional regulator — MKEMKQNRKTKYTQLALQDALMELMEQKPIFKITIKELCERADINRTTFYAHYTDQNDLLHKIEHDVLLSFRKFIDSLHSQMDKSSIVHIIQGFLQYIADNDKHIQILLSERGDINFQKKLFTMIYEQCEIMNLAVPSSTTEFYFIFVLNGSIGLIQHWLKYGLTKSTYEMAEIIFNMTAQIK, encoded by the coding sequence ATGAAAGAAATGAAACAGAACAGAAAAACTAAATATACACAACTGGCATTGCAAGATGCCCTTATGGAACTAATGGAGCAAAAACCCATTTTTAAAATAACCATTAAAGAACTTTGCGAAAGGGCAGATATAAACAGAACAACTTTTTATGCGCATTATACTGACCAAAACGACCTTCTTCATAAAATCGAACATGATGTTCTATTATCGTTTAGAAAATTTATTGACAGTCTTCATAGTCAAATGGACAAGAGCAGTATCGTACATATTATCCAAGGATTTTTGCAATACATCGCGGACAATGACAAGCACATCCAGATTTTGCTCAGCGAACGAGGTGATATTAATTTCCAAAAAAAGCTTTTTACGATGATATATGAGCAATGCGAAATAATGAATTTGGCAGTACCTTCATCGACAACGGAGTTTTATTTTATATTTGTGCTTAATGGAAGTATTGGCCTAATACAACACTGGCTGAAATATGGATTGACCAAGTCGACATATGAAATGGCCGAAATTATCTTTAATATGACAGCACAAATTAAATAA
- a CDS encoding ABC transporter substrate-binding protein — protein sequence MKKNLIRGIVVIVITAMVLSGCGKNGGSDNTTATATTPTKVDNNVQLIKATDISKNPQKAKERTDTFVAGLASAPGGVFLPYFYENGYDGNATGPIFASLVVLDSEGKPKADLAEKWEISSDNLVYTYHLKKDLKFSNGTSVTANDVAFTLTLLADPAYAGSVDISTFFVKGVDDYKKGNADSISGVKVIDPLTIEITTEKVNAQNLLNLGGPVISKEYYGKDYKKGKLEYLKDLYPAPMGAGPYKFSKYVPGQEIDYIANENYYGGKPSIENLIYKVSSADTALQLFQTGETDTVGVPLTEDNLQALKELGFADIQISLANNFGLIYFNNEKPTLKETAVRQALYYGLDRQKLVDIQYQGHAKVADVPNSPLSWAYTEDGITKYGFEPEKAKKLLDDASWKVGSDGIREKNGVKLKLNYLTRKGDDVFISIAKENYKDLGIDFTAEMIDFDTEISKFTKGDYDLAAFSTSLLTDPHDAVSEFASNYPQNYSHYSNQKVDKLISDGIGTIDLEKRKAIYKGLYKEFTNDPPVLLTVYKQTLSASNARIPGLVKDGYSNYDLMLPKIKITK from the coding sequence ATGAAGAAAAATTTAATTAGGGGTATTGTTGTAATAGTAATAACAGCTATGGTTTTATCTGGGTGTGGAAAAAATGGAGGGTCTGATAATACAACAGCTACAGCAACAACACCAACAAAAGTAGATAATAATGTACAGCTAATTAAAGCAACAGACATTTCTAAAAATCCTCAAAAAGCAAAGGAAAGAACTGATACTTTTGTTGCTGGATTAGCATCAGCCCCAGGAGGTGTATTTTTACCTTATTTCTATGAAAATGGATATGATGGTAATGCTACTGGACCTATATTTGCATCACTTGTTGTTCTTGACAGCGAGGGAAAGCCAAAGGCAGATTTGGCAGAAAAGTGGGAGATATCCTCAGATAATTTAGTTTATACTTACCATTTAAAAAAGGATTTGAAATTTAGTAATGGGACATCTGTAACTGCAAATGATGTTGCATTTACTCTTACATTATTAGCTGATCCAGCATATGCAGGGTCTGTGGATATATCAACATTTTTTGTAAAGGGAGTAGATGATTACAAAAAGGGAAATGCTGATTCAATTTCTGGGGTAAAGGTAATAGATCCTTTGACAATAGAAATTACAACTGAAAAAGTTAATGCTCAAAATTTATTAAACTTAGGTGGTCCTGTAATATCTAAAGAATATTATGGGAAAGACTACAAAAAGGGGAAACTTGAGTATTTAAAAGACTTATATCCAGCTCCAATGGGAGCAGGTCCTTATAAATTTTCAAAATATGTACCAGGTCAGGAAATTGATTATATAGCTAACGAAAACTATTATGGTGGAAAGCCAAGCATAGAAAATCTAATATACAAGGTTAGTTCGGCAGATACAGCGCTACAATTATTCCAAACTGGTGAAACAGATACTGTAGGTGTTCCTTTGACTGAAGATAATTTACAAGCACTAAAAGAGCTTGGGTTTGCAGATATACAAATTTCATTAGCAAATAATTTTGGATTAATATATTTTAATAACGAAAAACCTACTTTAAAGGAAACAGCAGTAAGACAAGCCCTTTATTATGGGTTAGATAGGCAAAAGCTTGTTGATATTCAGTACCAAGGTCACGCTAAAGTTGCAGATGTTCCTAATTCACCACTTTCTTGGGCTTATACTGAAGATGGTATTACTAAATATGGTTTTGAGCCTGAAAAGGCTAAAAAACTTCTTGATGATGCAAGTTGGAAAGTTGGCTCTGATGGGATTAGAGAAAAAAATGGTGTTAAACTTAAATTAAACTATTTAACAAGAAAAGGTGATGATGTCTTTATATCCATAGCTAAAGAGAATTATAAAGATTTAGGTATTGATTTTACTGCTGAAATGATAGATTTTGATACTGAGATATCTAAATTTACTAAAGGTGATTATGACTTAGCTGCTTTTTCAACTTCGCTTTTAACTGATCCTCATGATGCTGTGTCAGAATTTGCAAGTAATTATCCGCAAAATTATTCTCATTACTCAAATCAAAAAGTAGACAAACTAATTAGTGATGGAATAGGAACAATTGATTTAGAGAAGAGAAAAGCTATTTATAAAGGATTATATAAAGAGTTTACTAATGATCCACCAGTGTTACTAACAGTATATAAGCAAACATTAAGTGCATCTAATGCCAGAATACCTGGTTTAGTTAAGGATGGGTATAGTAATTATGACTTAATGCTTCCTAAAATAAAAATTACAAAATAG
- the opp4C gene encoding oligopeptide ABC transporter permease: MIFKIKSKVKRDSLWNQNIKRFKKNKFAVGGLCFIIIMLLFSFIGPFLSPYLPDKVDPLMINKHPSFKHWMGTDQLGRDILTRLMSGGRISLTIGIASMTLSIIIGTILGAISGFYGKLIDSIIMRLADILMSIPSLPLLIILAALMSEWKIPQESRIYLVMIMLSLVGWPGLARLIRGQILSLREQAFMDAAEVLGLSDRRKIFSHLIPNTIPLLIVIATLGVAGAILSESALSFLGLGVTPPTASWGNMIDAANSFMDFKNRPWLWIPPGAALLLTIISINLVGDGLRDALDPKMKR, from the coding sequence ATGATATTTAAGATTAAATCAAAAGTTAAGAGAGATTCCTTGTGGAATCAAAATATAAAACGTTTTAAAAAGAATAAATTTGCAGTGGGAGGCTTATGCTTCATTATAATTATGTTGCTTTTTAGTTTTATAGGTCCATTCCTATCTCCATATTTACCAGATAAGGTAGATCCGTTGATGATAAATAAGCATCCAAGCTTTAAGCACTGGATGGGGACAGATCAGCTTGGAAGAGATATATTAACAAGATTGATGTCTGGTGGCAGAATTTCTTTAACTATAGGAATTGCATCCATGACCCTTTCTATAATTATTGGAACAATATTAGGTGCTATATCAGGTTTTTACGGAAAGCTAATAGATAGCATAATTATGCGTTTGGCAGATATACTTATGTCTATTCCAAGTCTTCCACTGCTTATAATATTGGCAGCATTGATGTCAGAATGGAAAATACCTCAAGAATCTAGAATTTATTTAGTTATGATCATGCTTAGTTTAGTTGGTTGGCCGGGACTTGCAAGGTTAATTCGTGGACAAATTCTTTCCTTGAGGGAACAAGCATTTATGGATGCAGCAGAAGTACTTGGATTAAGTGATAGGCGTAAAATATTTTCGCATCTAATCCCAAATACAATTCCACTATTAATAGTAATTGCAACCTTGGGGGTAGCTGGGGCTATACTTAGTGAATCAGCATTAAGCTTCTTAGGACTAGGGGTCACCCCACCAACTGCTTCTTGGGGAAATATGATTGACGCAGCTAATAGCTTTATGGATTTTAAAAATAGGCCTTGGCTATGGATACCACCAGGAGCAGCATTATTGCTTACAATTATCTCAATAAATTTAGTGGGCGATGGGTTAAGGGATGCGTTAGACCCTAAGATGAAAAGGTAG
- a CDS encoding SDR family oxidoreductase — protein MMSKVILITGCSSGIGREMAERLSENGYTVVATARNLNDMENLNVALKLSLDITNNESILDAVNKVMQHFGKIDVLINNAGYAFRSAVEEISDNNIEQMFNVNVYGIIRMIRVVVPYMRKERSGRIINISSIAGKMVLPVSGAYCASKFATEALSDALRLELSAFGISVVVVEPGNIRTNFMKTVQNNSDRIISDSNSPYDELYKNYKTFNDNARTNEPGPEVVSLVVQKAIEASRPKKRYMAGVPSFNRMMTHFGDGVKDCVVKSLFKIK, from the coding sequence ATGATGTCAAAAGTAATTCTTATTACAGGTTGTTCTTCAGGAATAGGTAGAGAAATGGCTGAGAGATTGTCTGAAAATGGTTACACAGTAGTTGCTACGGCAAGAAATTTAAATGATATGGAAAATCTAAATGTGGCTTTAAAACTTTCTTTAGATATTACTAACAATGAATCCATATTAGATGCAGTTAATAAAGTAATGCAACATTTTGGAAAGATAGATGTTCTGATTAACAATGCTGGTTATGCTTTCAGAAGTGCTGTAGAAGAAATATCAGATAATAATATTGAACAAATGTTTAATGTTAATGTTTATGGTATTATACGAATGATTAGAGTAGTTGTTCCCTATATGAGAAAGGAAAGGTCAGGTAGGATAATAAATATTAGTTCAATTGCTGGTAAAATGGTTCTTCCAGTCAGTGGTGCTTATTGTGCTTCAAAATTTGCGACAGAAGCATTAAGTGATGCACTTCGCTTGGAGCTATCAGCTTTCGGTATTTCTGTTGTAGTTGTAGAGCCTGGAAATATTCGAACAAACTTTATGAAAACAGTTCAAAATAATTCAGATAGAATCATATCAGACTCTAATTCTCCGTATGATGAACTATACAAAAATTATAAAACTTTTAACGATAATGCACGTACTAATGAACCAGGGCCAGAAGTTGTTTCTTTAGTTGTACAAAAGGCTATAGAAGCATCAAGACCCAAAAAAAGATATATGGCTGGCGTTCCATCTTTTAACCGCATGATGACTCATTTTGGAGACGGAGTGAAAGATTGTGTTGTTAAATCTCTTTTTAAGATAAAGTGA
- a CDS encoding PTS glucose transporter subunit IIA: MNDVKYNEGTTERRQYILSPVDGEIIKESQIIDKVFQEKLFGEYVCIHPKSRKLLSPVSGIIEKIEKYEHYIIIRSDLGTKIWIYLGAYAISLDGRYTKVVVSEGDRVNAGDVLIICDFEEIERLGYEIKIIMSVINQDNILDVISLSKEDVKGKDKILVVIFAMIRDKLMW; the protein is encoded by the coding sequence ATGAATGATGTAAAATATAATGAGGGGACAACAGAAAGAAGACAGTATATACTAAGTCCTGTAGATGGAGAAATAATTAAAGAGTCTCAAATAATCGATAAGGTTTTTCAAGAAAAGTTATTTGGAGAATATGTCTGCATTCATCCGAAAAGCAGAAAATTATTATCTCCAGTTAGCGGAATAATTGAGAAAATAGAAAAGTATGAACATTATATTATAATAAGATCAGATTTAGGTACAAAAATATGGATATATTTAGGAGCATATGCTATTTCGCTAGATGGAAGGTATACAAAGGTAGTTGTTTCAGAAGGAGATAGAGTAAATGCAGGAGACGTGCTGATTATATGTGATTTTGAAGAAATTGAAAGGCTGGGATATGAAATTAAAATTATAATGTCTGTCATTAACCAAGATAATATATTGGATGTTATTTCTTTATCAAAGGAAGATGTAAAAGGGAAAGATAAAATATTAGTTGTTATTTTTGCCATGATTCGTGATAAATTAATGTGGTAG
- a CDS encoding EFR1 family ferrodoxin (N-terminal region resembles flavodoxins. C-terminal ferrodoxin region binds two 4Fe-4S clusters.), translating into MILYFSATGNSRYVAERIARETNDKTVSLNLLIKQNKKDDLISETKPFVFICPTYAWRLPRVVDDYIRRTVFKGNRKVYFVMTCGDETANAIRYVKKLCQYKGWDLQGFAEVIMPDNYIVMFPSIDKTKARKIIEGAQPLINQISVDIYNGNGFSILAQKGIVGWLESGLVNDIFYKLFVQAKGFHVDEAKCLCCGKCAELCPLNNIVITSGKPVWGDRCTHCMACLHRCPTECIEYKKKTQGKQRYSFDNQ; encoded by the coding sequence ATGATTTTATACTTTTCCGCCACAGGTAACAGCAGGTATGTTGCGGAACGAATTGCAAGGGAGACAAATGATAAAACCGTTTCATTAAACCTATTAATAAAACAAAATAAAAAAGATGACCTTATTTCAGAAACGAAACCATTTGTATTTATTTGCCCAACCTACGCATGGAGGTTGCCGCGAGTAGTAGATGATTATATAAGAAGGACTGTCTTTAAGGGAAATCGCAAGGTATATTTTGTTATGACCTGCGGAGATGAAACCGCGAATGCAATCCGATATGTGAAAAAGCTATGCCAATATAAAGGTTGGGATTTACAAGGTTTTGCGGAAGTTATAATGCCGGATAACTACATTGTTATGTTCCCAAGTATTGATAAGACAAAGGCAAGAAAGATTATCGAGGGAGCACAACCGTTAATCAATCAGATTTCAGTAGATATTTATAATGGAAATGGTTTCTCTATTCTTGCTCAAAAAGGTATTGTTGGGTGGTTGGAAAGCGGACTAGTGAACGACATATTTTATAAGCTTTTTGTACAGGCTAAAGGATTTCATGTTGATGAAGCAAAATGCCTTTGTTGCGGTAAATGTGCAGAGTTATGTCCGCTTAACAATATTGTCATAACTAGCGGAAAGCCTGTTTGGGGAGATCGCTGTACCCATTGTATGGCTTGCCTTCATAGATGCCCCACAGAATGTATTGAATACAAAAAGAAAACACAGGGTAAGCAGAGATATTCTTTTGATAATCAATAG
- a CDS encoding MurR/RpiR family transcriptional regulator — protein sequence MVIEELRIGRNFTQNEKTISEFILNHPNEFQKMTSEELGKVTFTSKSTVVRLCKKLNVSSYQELKKILYSELNEERILGKEDVCPTLNKKSTNREISDLLQQVYKKAIDEVNLLNNQIIINRIMNQLVAMEKIEFFSTGIGYSVLETVSHKFNSIGIEGNVSSTLNERYLASAKKKFKIMAFVLSFSGNNPFVIHAAEVLKHLGIYVVGVVGTLNDDISKYCDELINIPSDRFVEGMDMPSTQHSINYIFDMMFTRILADQYEEIIKRQKEIHYDYDKDVFAVTRKYQK from the coding sequence ATGGTGATTGAGGAATTAAGAATAGGTAGAAATTTCACACAGAATGAAAAAACAATTTCTGAATTTATATTAAATCATCCAAATGAATTTCAAAAAATGACTAGTGAGGAATTAGGAAAGGTAACTTTTACGAGTAAATCTACTGTTGTTCGTTTATGTAAAAAGTTAAATGTTTCAAGTTATCAAGAATTAAAGAAAATATTATATTCAGAACTTAATGAGGAAAGAATACTTGGAAAAGAAGATGTATGTCCAACTTTAAATAAGAAAAGTACAAATAGAGAGATTTCGGATTTACTTCAGCAGGTATACAAAAAAGCTATTGATGAGGTCAATTTGTTAAATAATCAGATTATTATAAATCGGATTATGAATCAACTAGTTGCAATGGAAAAGATAGAATTTTTTTCTACAGGAATAGGATATTCAGTACTTGAAACAGTATCTCATAAATTTAATTCTATTGGAATAGAAGGTAATGTAAGCAGCACTTTGAATGAACGTTATTTGGCATCTGCTAAAAAAAAGTTTAAAATAATGGCTTTTGTTTTGTCCTTTTCTGGAAATAATCCATTTGTTATACATGCAGCAGAAGTATTGAAGCATCTAGGGATATACGTAGTAGGGGTGGTAGGAACATTAAATGATGATATATCTAAGTATTGTGATGAATTAATAAATATACCATCAGATAGATTTGTAGAGGGAATGGATATGCCTTCAACCCAACATAGCATTAATTATATTTTTGATATGATGTTTACACGAATTTTAGCAGACCAATACGAGGAGATAATAAAAAGGCAGAAAGAAATACATTACGATTACGATAAAGATGTATTTGCAGTGACACGAAAGTATCAAAAATAA
- a CDS encoding ABC transporter ATP-binding protein translates to MSEILLEVKNLKKYFPIKDNLTKATIGEVKAVNGVSFTINKGEAFGLVGESGSGKTTVGRTILRLNEKTDGMVKFNGVDVHSLKRKELIKLRPKIQYIFQDPYSSLNPRMRIGDAIAEPLIEHGLATKKNVREKVVELLKICGLSEYQMHRFPHEFSGGQRQRIVIARALVLNPKLVIADEPVSALDVSIQAQIINLFSDLKNEKQLSYLFISHDLSIVEHLCTRIAIMYLGNIVEIADRDELFKNPLHPYTKALLSAVPIPDPTIKRKRIILNGDIPNPAKPPSGCKFHTRCPYAIDKCRNIEPEFRNVSEGHEAACHII, encoded by the coding sequence ATGAGTGAGATATTATTAGAAGTAAAGAATTTAAAAAAGTACTTTCCAATAAAAGATAATCTAACTAAAGCTACTATTGGAGAAGTCAAAGCTGTAAATGGAGTATCTTTTACTATAAATAAAGGTGAAGCCTTTGGGCTAGTTGGTGAATCGGGAAGTGGGAAAACAACAGTTGGCAGAACGATTCTTAGATTAAATGAAAAAACAGATGGAATGGTTAAGTTTAATGGAGTTGATGTTCACAGTTTAAAGAGGAAAGAATTAATAAAACTTAGACCTAAAATTCAATATATTTTTCAGGATCCTTATAGTTCGCTAAATCCTCGTATGAGAATTGGTGATGCTATAGCTGAACCTCTTATAGAACATGGTTTAGCTACAAAAAAGAATGTACGTGAAAAGGTTGTAGAATTATTAAAAATTTGTGGACTGTCTGAATATCAGATGCATAGATTCCCCCATGAATTCTCAGGAGGGCAAAGGCAACGTATAGTAATAGCAAGAGCTCTTGTTCTAAATCCAAAGCTTGTTATAGCAGATGAACCAGTGTCAGCCTTAGATGTATCTATACAAGCACAAATTATAAATTTATTTAGTGACTTAAAGAATGAGAAACAACTGTCTTATCTTTTTATATCTCATGATTTAAGTATAGTCGAACATTTATGTACAAGGATAGCTATAATGTATTTGGGAAATATTGTTGAGATTGCAGATAGAGATGAACTATTTAAAAACCCTCTTCACCCATATACAAAGGCATTATTATCTGCAGTTCCAATACCAGATCCAACAATAAAAAGAAAGCGAATAATCCTAAATGGAGATATACCAAATCCAGCAAAACCACCAAGTGGATGCAAATTTCATACGCGATGTCCATATGCTATAGATAAATGTAGGAATATAGAACCAGAGTTTAGGAATGTTTCTGAAGGCCATGAAGCTGCATGTCACATTATTTAA
- a CDS encoding ABC transporter permease, protein MKKYILRRILIMIPTLIGVSILIFFLFAAMPGDYFDSFVRLNPSRLAELKALYGLDQPVIKRYFMWISGVLSGNLGFSLKYQEPVTSLLNKYMWNSFIVAIVSVIISWTAALIIGVASAVKQNSWFDRIITVFVFVFMSFPSFFLGLLMIKFISVDLNILPIGGMIDTGSTTTGFAYILEVGKHMVLPVSLLTLLSLGSLTRYFRSGMIDVIKMDFIRTARAKGLKEKTVIVRHALRNAILPAITLLAFELPGLFSGAIITEQIFNWPGVGHIQLEAVSTRDYPVLMSFTLLLAALTILGNLLADVLYAYADPRIRLK, encoded by the coding sequence TTGAAAAAATATATTCTAAGAAGAATATTGATTATGATACCAACACTTATTGGGGTTTCAATTCTTATATTTTTCCTATTTGCAGCAATGCCAGGAGATTATTTTGATTCTTTTGTAAGACTTAATCCAAGCAGATTAGCAGAACTTAAAGCCCTTTATGGTTTGGATCAACCTGTGATTAAGCGATATTTTATGTGGATATCAGGAGTATTATCAGGGAATCTTGGCTTTTCACTGAAGTATCAAGAGCCTGTAACCTCGTTGTTAAATAAATATATGTGGAATTCTTTTATTGTGGCTATAGTATCAGTAATTATATCTTGGACTGCAGCTTTAATTATAGGAGTAGCTTCTGCTGTTAAGCAAAACTCTTGGTTTGATAGGATAATAACTGTATTTGTATTTGTATTTATGTCCTTTCCATCATTTTTCTTGGGATTACTTATGATAAAATTTATTTCTGTAGATTTAAACATATTACCTATCGGAGGAATGATAGATACAGGAAGTACGACAACTGGATTTGCTTATATCTTAGAGGTTGGAAAACATATGGTTTTACCAGTGAGCCTGCTTACATTATTAAGCCTAGGATCATTAACTAGATACTTTAGGTCAGGTATGATTGATGTTATAAAAATGGATTTTATAAGAACAGCTCGAGCAAAAGGATTGAAGGAAAAAACAGTAATTGTCAGACATGCTCTAAGAAATGCAATTTTACCAGCTATAACCTTGCTTGCATTTGAGCTACCTGGATTATTTTCAGGAGCTATTATAACAGAACAAATCTTTAATTGGCCAGGAGTTGGGCATATTCAGCTTGAAGCGGTAAGCACCAGAGACTATCCTGTTTTAATGTCCTTTACTTTATTATTAGCAGCACTTACAATATTGGGAAATCTTTTGGCAGATGTACTATATGCCTATGCTGACCCTAGAATTAGACTAAAATAA
- a CDS encoding L-2-amino-thiazoline-4-carboxylic acid hydrolase: MKKKFELTEITTPMLLELLKDEIISPECFLKECKSSLQSFQSTIDKKFPPDLINFISMPLWVYINLKNKLGNEKAFEIMRIVLLTGGVAMQSILFNSINKPRTFENFIEQELQINKTGTTKWNTLEIVSKDKNKFEIKITKCLYHELTTSLQIPEATKLICQVDNAVFNSYLPEEITFHRDGLNQRIADGCNECHFTWECKNKIEHK; encoded by the coding sequence TTGAAAAAAAAATTTGAGTTAACAGAAATTACTACACCAATGTTATTAGAACTTTTAAAGGACGAAATTATTTCGCCAGAATGTTTTTTGAAAGAGTGTAAATCATCTCTCCAAAGTTTTCAGAGTACTATTGATAAAAAATTTCCGCCTGATTTAATAAATTTTATTTCAATGCCATTATGGGTATATATAAATTTAAAAAATAAGTTAGGCAATGAAAAAGCATTTGAAATAATGAGAATAGTATTGCTTACAGGGGGAGTAGCAATGCAAAGCATTCTGTTTAATTCTATTAATAAACCAAGAACTTTTGAAAATTTTATTGAACAGGAATTGCAAATTAATAAAACAGGAACAACTAAGTGGAATACTCTAGAAATAGTTTCTAAAGATAAAAATAAATTTGAGATAAAAATAACTAAATGCCTTTATCATGAATTAACAACTTCTTTACAAATTCCTGAAGCAACAAAATTAATCTGCCAAGTGGATAATGCAGTATTTAATTCTTACTTACCTGAAGAAATTACATTTCATCGCGATGGTCTAAATCAACGTATTGCAGATGGATGTAATGAATGTCATTTTACTTGGGAATGTAAAAATAAGATTGAACATAAATAA
- a CDS encoding ABC transporter ATP-binding protein → MNDVLLEVKNLRTYFKTEDSILKAVDDVSFQIKDGQTVCIVGESGCGKSVTALSILGLIGNPCNIESGEVIFKGKDLLKAKKKEMNSIRGNEISMIFQEPMSSLNPLMTIGKQIVEPLIEHKKLDKIEAFNQGVELIKKVGISRAEEIMYSYPHELSGGMLQRIMIAIALSCNPKLLIADEPTTALDVTIQAQILDLINNLKNEFNTSVLLITHDLGVVAEVADYVIVMYAGKIIEEAPVVELFKNNMHPYTNGLLRAKPILGKRTERLHTIEGSVPNLSDLKPSCYFSDRCTKCKEICKRKAPSLEKVKYNHKVACWLYQEEE, encoded by the coding sequence ATGAATGATGTTTTATTGGAAGTAAAAAACCTAAGGACCTACTTTAAAACTGAGGATAGTATTTTAAAAGCTGTTGATGACGTAAGCTTTCAAATTAAAGACGGTCAAACAGTCTGTATTGTAGGTGAATCAGGTTGTGGCAAAAGTGTCACAGCACTTTCAATCTTAGGCTTAATAGGGAATCCATGTAATATTGAAAGTGGAGAAGTGATATTTAAAGGTAAAGATTTACTTAAAGCTAAGAAAAAAGAAATGAACTCTATTAGGGGAAATGAAATATCTATGATATTTCAAGAGCCTATGTCGTCCCTTAACCCATTAATGACAATAGGAAAACAAATAGTAGAGCCCTTAATTGAACATAAGAAGCTTGATAAAATAGAAGCATTTAACCAAGGAGTTGAACTTATTAAAAAAGTTGGAATCTCAAGAGCTGAAGAAATAATGTATTCATACCCTCATGAATTAAGTGGCGGCATGCTTCAAAGAATCATGATTGCTATAGCACTAAGTTGTAATCCAAAGCTTTTAATTGCTGATGAACCAACTACAGCTTTAGATGTTACTATTCAAGCGCAAATATTAGATTTAATAAACAACTTAAAGAATGAATTTAATACATCTGTGTTACTTATTACTCATGATTTAGGTGTGGTGGCTGAAGTGGCTGATTATGTTATTGTTATGTATGCAGGGAAAATTATAGAGGAAGCGCCTGTGGTGGAATTATTTAAAAATAATATGCATCCATATACAAATGGGCTTCTAAGGGCTAAACCTATACTTGGTAAACGTACTGAAAGGCTCCATACCATTGAGGGGAGTGTTCCAAATCTTTCAGATTTAAAGCCTTCCTGCTATTTTAGTGATCGTTGTACTAAATGTAAAGAAATATGTAAGCGTAAGGCACCAAGCCTTGAAAAGGTTAAATACAACCATAAAGTTGCTTGCTGGCTTTACCAGGAGGAAGAATAA
- a CDS encoding PTS lactose/cellobiose transporter subunit IIA — MEEAIMELIMNAGCARSKAMELIMKVKEGNLEETKKSMEEADEFLSNAHNVQTKLIQEEAAGKKTEINLLMVHAQDHLMNAMTIKDLAKEIIEMYEKFS; from the coding sequence ATGGAAGAAGCAATAATGGAACTAATAATGAATGCAGGATGTGCTAGAAGTAAGGCGATGGAATTAATAATGAAAGTTAAAGAGGGAAATTTAGAAGAAACAAAGAAAAGTATGGAAGAAGCAGATGAATTTTTATCAAATGCTCATAACGTTCAAACAAAATTAATTCAAGAAGAAGCAGCTGGAAAGAAAACAGAGATAAATTTATTAATGGTTCACGCACAAGACCACTTAATGAATGCTATGACTATAAAAGACTTGGCTAAAGAAATCATAGAAATGTATGAAAAATTTAGTTAG